The DNA segment CTGACGCCATAGTGAAAACAATCGTGCCTAGGGTAAAGTGTAAGCGCCAGAACATTTCAGCAGGAGGAATATGCGGTGCACTGGCCGAAACAGCTTTTACAAAGGTGTCTAAATGCTGCCCATAATGGGTGGTGATAAACCAACGCAGGTGGCCTTGGCTTTCAATGTAACCACGACCCAGCAATTGTAGGAAAATTGTCGTCCCTTCGGTGCGCAGCTCGTTCAAATCCAATAATGGATCGACTAAAGCAGAGAAAATCTCCTCTAACGAAGCTTGTGTTGGCGCGGTATGCAAACGTTTTATGGCCGTCGATGCGGCGGGCATAAACACGTCTAAATAGCGGGCTAACACGGCGCGGATTAACTCTTTTTTAGAGCCAAAGTGATAATTCACCGAGGCTAAGTTAACCTCCGCCTTGCTCGTGATAAGTCGCAATGACGTCTCAGAAAACCCCCTTTCGGCAAATAGCTTTTCTGCGGCATCAAGTATTCTAGTTT comes from the Shewanella mangrovisoli genome and includes:
- a CDS encoding TetR/AcrR family transcriptional regulator; this translates as MASRSDTKTRILDAAEKLFAERGFSETSLRLITSKAEVNLASVNYHFGSKKELIRAVLARYLDVFMPAASTAIKRLHTAPTQASLEEIFSALVDPLLDLNELRTEGTTIFLQLLGRGYIESQGHLRWFITTHYGQHLDTFVKAVSASAPHIPPAEMFWRLHFTLGTIVFTMASADALNDIAAAEFGEHNDIEAVIRKVIPYMAAGVSVPVAS